In Plasmodium falciparum 3D7 genome assembly, chromosome: 1, the genomic stretch aaaaaaaaaaaaaaaaatgaaaatgtatgaaatggatatatatataaatatatatatatatatatatatttatttatttatatgttttttgttaaaaatatCACCAAGATTGGTTTCGTTTTGTTTTATAGATGTTTCCAAATTATCAgttgtttttataaacatattttcgCTTTCCAGTGTGTTGCTAAGATATATTaagattcattttttaagatatataatatgtatgttattttttttcctctttGCAATAAGTAaggttttatatataatatatatatatatatataaatatattgatgtgtgtaaatataaagtacatatattttttatatgatctcaaattatgtaaaatatacaacttattattattactaaattatataatttttattaattttagaTTTGTTTCATATCAGTGAAAAAGtagttcatatttttttcctgtCTTTTGTATTGAACTTTGCCTTTtaccatatattatttatatctgtTTTTCAATTCACAAACaagtaaaaaaagaataataaataaatatatatatataatactttacataaaaaatatcatatacatatatgtatatatatatatatatatatatatattttttttttttttttttttttttttttttttagggtATTTTCCTTCTTGGAAGGATTGACGGTGTGCATTATTTGCTCCGTCTTATTGAACTGTTCATTTTATTGCCTTTATTTTAGGAACTTacataaacaaataataccGCACGTGTTGATGATATTTATCAGTAAACTGGTGATACGAATATATGcatatgataattatgtacattttttttttttttttttttttaaatatacatatttattattattctcttTAGTTTTTGAGCTTGTTCATTTATGGGGGAATATGCTGCTTCTGTTGTTTGTCGAAcgatatagaaaaaaaggaaaaaaaagaaaaaaaatatatatatataatttttatatcgtccatattattttttttgtataacttatataatttattttcctATCAATATGACTCAATAAACAAAGatggtaaaaataaaaataataatatatatatatatatatatatatatacatatatatttatatgtgtgtgtatatattttccatCCTTTTAGCCATAAATACCTTGTACGTactcataaatatattaatatctaAGAAGaattatcttttaatttttgcttggattattataactataagctatttaatatatattaacagtctaataaaaaaaaaaaaaaaacttccCTATGTTAGGAAGCACTATCACTTTCTTTTATTTACTAATGTATATTTAGCATTTATAACAAACAAGGTaagaagaattattataaagtATATGTCCTagagaattatataaacattttatattattttatatatatatatatatatatatatttttttttttttttttttttttttttttttttccgtttattttattatatgtatttattaatttttattattgaatAGGTTGACGTTCTAATCATATTTCTCtccttttgtttttttcttttcatttttgttgagctgataagaaaaatatgtgAACATTTTCTTCCATCATGTAAAGTCATAAAAAGGTTTATATCCaggtaatatataaatatatacatatatatgtgcatatatgtatatggaCATATATCTAAAACCCCATGTTACATTAGATTTATAGATGAGCGCGATAATAAAGGGTTGGTTGTTACtcatatttatcttttaacggggtaaatatttatttaaatatcaCAAAAtggatattatataaaacacaCGTTGAATCCAttcttttgttatattttattttatttttctctaTATTTTTGTAGAGTATATATACCCATTttaatagatataatatttaataagagtaattatataaacagaAAAAATCAAAGCATTTACAATTTTAGTAAAGCTAATTTTACGTTGTATACCTCGGCATTGAACACAATATGTATAGGAGATTCGATggttatataattatatatacgtttgttgttattacaacaaattatacaaatataaatgtataaataaataaataaatatatatacatatatatatatatattttttttttttgtttatttatttattttattttttaggcTGCGATTGGTGGTATGCTATATCCATGGcctaaaataaaaaacacaaataataaatcctGTGCAGGTATAATGATAACATgaatattatgtttatataaatgatatatatattatatttatatggtaattattttattttattttaatttattttattttattttattttttttttttttaggttccttatttttttttattagtaCATTTATTTCATTACTTGTTTTTAATTATCCATTTGaagtaatatataacatttttgtaaaaaaaaaaaaaaaaaaaaaaaaaaattatatatcttaGGCACCTCacataaacaatatatatgatacatatttagtatgcatatatatatatatatatatatatatatatatatatatatatgtacatataaaaaatactttttatttttaatttcagcCGAACTTTTTagtacacataaatatattttttataatatctatatttGGGGCCCTCTTcgaagtaaaaaaaaaaaataataataaaataaaaaaaaaataaaaaataaataaattatatatactacatatatattatattatacattgtgatattatatatatatatatatatatatatatatatatatatatatatatatttttttttttttttttttttgaaaggCCTATATTCACGATATCGATAATTTAGTGCTTCCCATATTTACCTTTTGTATTTATCTAAGTCTTGAGAAATAAAGATAaacttttttaattaatttaatttttttttttttttatatatacatataacaaGTTAAAAGGTTGATAGAAATGTCCTATATTAAGGTATtcgtcaaaaaaaaaaaaaaaaaaaaaaaaaaaaaaaaaatatatatatatatatatatatatacatgatataatattatatatatatagtttggTTAGcatgtatacatattaatatataacatatatatatttttatttttaggtTCCGTCAGATATCACATTACTGGAGTATAAATACTCCAAGaataatgagaaaaaaaaaattaattctttgaagaaattttttatttatttgtccTTTTTTACTTTTGGAAACAACTGTAACAAATTAGATAGTGAGGATGTCATACATATACTTTCCAATGTATATTCTGgttatgaagaaaaaaaaaaaaaaaaaaataaaaaaataaaattaaaattaaaatgatatacaCCGATAATGTGTACTTTATACGTGATAATAACCTATacatacaaacatatatataaataaataaatatatatatatatatatatatatattatattttttttattttagataataaaatatgtgatGATGATAAGTTAAACAGTTTCAATATTTTGGACATCCTTAATACTAGACAGAAAGATATAGACAAACAAGtaattgaaaatataaagaaatttaAATTTTCCATAATGTATAAAGAACACATAAAGTGtattcaaaataaattaGTATGATTCATGTTGttgcatttatttatttttttttttattattttgaataaatAATAGGTAAAGTGTAAAATGTATTCCTTCTTAGGTAtgttataagaaatatatgatttttatatGGTGATACCTTttgatgtaatatataattgtatattatatcatattttatttttattattttattattatattattatattattattattttattttttaaggaTCCTTATTATTTCCCATGTTTTGCTTAAGtcaatttaaatattacgACAGCAAAaccaaaattattattttccccTTTACAACAATATTGGGATTATACCTGGGTTCTTTTTGTGGGCACATATCAACAGGAAGGTTCATAGGAACAAGAAAATTGACGCATTTGacgatttatatatatatatatatatatatatttatttatttatatgtgtgaatattatgttttttaattttttaattttttttttttttttttttttttttttttttatagatttAATGATTATAGAAGATCTAAATTTCTGGGGACATTACCAGCAAAtgtgtttataaaaaaataaagaaaaaaaaaaatatatcatatcatgtaacatatatattttgatgtaTTTAcacatatgatatatataaatgaatttttatgtttaatatTTACAAGCTAATATTTAtccataattatatatatatatatatatatatatatatatatatatatatttatttatttatttatttttatgtatatttttttttttttttaaaatcatttataacatttttgtGTGTATgtgtgtgtttttttttttttttttttttttttttttttgaattaaatataaatttataaaaacatttgcaaatataatttatttcattcgaactttaaaaatataaataatatatatatatattttttttatatattattacccttatataacaaaatatacatatatctgCTTCTatctatttatatctttatatatttacaatggAATATCACAAACCAAGGTTACCCTTGATAAGCCTCCTTATTATTTCATGTGCTTTATTCTTTCTTTTCAAACGTAGTGAAGGAATATTTCAGACGAAGGGACTGGAGGGAACGGAAAAAAGGCTAGCTGTTAATTTGATGAAGATATATGAAGAAACAAAGGATGTTGAAtctattttttatgaaaatgtTGATAGAGTTCACAACATGTTTGaggaaataaagaaaaaagataacatgaacaataatgatgataataataatgtaaagaaatataaatatgatgaagaagatataGATACCGAAAAAGCATCTCCTTTAAATCCATACTTAGCTCCAAGTTTTGTGGAGATGCAATCTAAAGGACCTGTAGAAGACGAAACAATTTGGAGAGCTCTTTACGACACTCAACTAAGAAGATCCCCACCTACTGAAGAGGTTCATGTTTTTTCTTCTGAGGATGTAAAGAAAGAATATAATGAAGCCAAAATggattcttttatatatcaaatttatatgatgaaaTCAGAGTTTGATAAAAacttaaattatatgaatgcAGAAATGTTtagacaaaaaaataaaaaaaaagtattacaTGATGCATCTTTGTTTGATcagcatataaaaaaaatgaataataaaaggaTATGTAAAAATGGACCTCTGAAAAAGGAATATTCTACTCAGATATTGTGttgaaaaatttttttttttttttaaataataaaaatgaatataatgcatacacatatatatatatatatatataaatatatatatatatataaatgtaaaatatatttatatatatatttatttatatatatttcgatttatacattttttcacatattatatacataggAACATACATACATTGAGACTATAGAAATACCTTCTTTTTAGAAAATAcatctttataatataccAAAAGAAAGTTGTAAGACTTGATATCATTTTTAAGATAAGAAATGTCTTCATCAAAAGAAACTATAGCTTTTCCTTGTTTAGCAAATGGTTTTATGATAGTACCAGTATGTAATACATTAGAAGTATTTCCACTTGTTgtatttccatttttttgaTCATATGTTGatttaacaatataaatttttttatatatatatggaataaCCTGATTAGATGATTGAAATAactttttacatataatagtATGTTCATCTATGATTTTATCGATGTttccttttttgtttttttctttaagtatttttaaatctttatattcttcatatttatatatgtttggtTGTTTATTAAAAACGAAAGAATCgtcttttttatatgtacaatTATTATCGATGATTTCTATTATTTCCCCATAAAGGCATATTCTACAATTTGTatgttcatcattttttaggAATAtgcatttttcattttcaaaaCAGTGAATCTTTCTTTTCATAACtacaagaaaataaatatcatcatcataattattaagaTGACTATTATTAACATCATCATTaagatgattattattaacatcatcattaagatgattattattaacatcatcattaagatgattattattaacatcatCATTAAGATGACTATTATTAACATCATCATTaagatgattattattaacatcatcattaagatgattattattaatataatcattaagatgattattattaatataatcaccatgttcatttttattattatcatcaccatgttcatttttattattatcatcactatgctcatttttattaatatcttcaccatgttcatttttaataatatcatcACTATGCTCATTTTTATTGCCATTCTTCTTATTCTtcttattgttgttattcttcttattcttcttattgttgttattattttccttctGTGTGTCATCATAACAAAGTTTATTTATAAGTAAGTAATTTCCTTTCCTATCAAACCTTTTGTCAACATTTAAAGTATCTTCTAATAAAGTAGGGAACACATCATGCCCTTGTGAGTTTtccttataatttattttcttagaTTCATTTGTttcatatttgtttttaatttttttaaaaaaatatccaTAACATTCTGTTGAAGAGAAAccaataatacaaataaaatgttCTAGATTATTTAGATCCTTTTTATAGAATTCTACTTGTTTGACTTTACATATAAAcattgaaaaatatgatatatttgaGTTCTCATAAATTATAACTcctctttcattttttttaatattttttatattattgtttaatattaaaagagaTAATCGGCTTCCTTTTTTCCCTTcatgtacattttttttaaaactttgtatttctttaattttccCTGTTTCATTTAACGGTAAAATGGTAACAttacaatttatttttatctttccTTTTATCACCGTTCCTGTAAATATTGTTCCTTTCcctttaatattaaaagaatgatcatataaaaaataaaaatcttCATATGTTGAAATCTCTCTTTCTGGgatctttataatattagtaagaacatttattatttctttaatatttatgGTTTTATTCATGAATGGTATGTCCGACGATGATTTGTTTTGAGACCATTCGTTCATATgatcatttaataaaatggatGGATCCTtcttatcatcatttaataaatttggtGGATCCTtcttatcatcatttaataaatttggtGGATCCTTCTTATCATCACTTAATAAAATGGATGGATCCTtcttatcatcatttaataaatttggtGGATCCTtcttatcatcatttaataaatttggtGGATCCTtcttatcatcatttaataaatttggtGGATCCTtcttatcatcatttaataaaatgggTGGATCCTTCTTATCATCACTTAATAAAATGGGTAGATCCTTATTATCACCacttaataaaattttcacACCCTTCTTATCATGACTTAATAAATTTGGTGGATCCCCTTCCAcatctttattatctttacCTTTTACATTTGCCGATATGCTAACGATGTGGTAGTTCAAGCTTTGTAACGacttaaatttataaaatgcttcttgtatttttttcttcattaaattaatttttttttcccttagATGTAGAGGTATAAGATCGATTTTATTTaagacaataataatatcacaattaattattttacataaaaCTAGACACTCGATAGTTTGTTTTTGTATCCCTTTATTAATATCTATAACTAAAATAATGATATCTGTAATTTCTGAACCCATAATAATACTTTTTAAAAGAGAATGATGTCCTGGGCAATCAACTAAACAAATTTGAATAAT encodes the following:
- a CDS encoding phosphatidate cytidylyltransferase, putative yields the protein MINILVILIITITQVKKKIFLCSCFTYIWILLTVLCNILIVSYMYHEKNKKKTKKEKNIEKEEKKYKNKNIYTILHPFIKIGKYYENEKETIMFDKNKRNFFSLYQNNKISIVKLFGYIYINNIIPYLFVPFFSTILIHNYDILEYDVSKLSVVFINIFSLSSVLLRYIKIHFLRYIICMLFFFLFAINLFHISEKVVHIFFLSFVLNFAFYHILFISVFQFTNKVFSFLEGLTVCIICSVLLNCSFYCLYFRNLHKQIIPHVLMIFISKLFLSLFIYGGICCFCCLSNDIEKKEKKEKKYIYIIFISSILFFLYNLYNLFSYQYDSINKDAINTLYVLINILISKKNYLLIFAWIIITISYLIYINSLIKKKKKLPYVRKHYHFLLFTNVYLAFITNKVDVLIIFLSFCFFLFIFVELIRKICEHFLPSCKVIKRFISRFIDERDNKGLVVTHIYLLTGVYIPILIDIIFNKSNYINRKNQSIYNFSKANFTLYTSALNTICIGDSMAAIGGMLYPWPKIKNTNNKSCAGSLFFFISTFISLLVFNYPFEPNFLVHINIFFIISIFGALFEAYIHDIDNLVLPIFTFCIYLSLEK
- a CDS encoding selenocysteine-specific elongation factor, putative, encoding MININVGVLGHVDSGKTSLCKCLSQVLSTCALDKHKESKERGITIDLGFSSFYIKKKKKKKYDVNQKREIQTNLLNDQTTDQKESFLYCKREEKNDLHNIQYDKTNIEYNEEQNCYDYTNDKHHSNNIYFYDEEIIQICLVDCPGHHSLLKSIIMGSEITDIIILVIDINKGIQKQTIECLVLCKIINCDIIIVLNKIDLIPLHLREKKINLMKKKIQEAFYKFKSLQSLNYHIVSISANVKGKDNKDVEGDPPNLLSHDKKGVKILLSGDNKDLPILLSDDKKDPPILLNDDKKDPPNLLNDDKKDPPNLLNDDKKDPPNLLNDDKKDPSILLSDDKKDPPNLLNDDKKDPPNLLNDDKKDPSILLNDHMNEWSQNKSSSDIPFMNKTINIKEIINVLTNIIKIPEREISTYEDFYFLYDHSFNIKGKGTIFTGTVIKGKIKINCNVTILPLNETGKIKEIQSFKKNVHEGKKGSRLSLLILNNNIKNIKKNERGVIIYENSNISYFSMFICKVKQVEFYKKDLNNLEHFICIIGFSSTECYGYFFKKIKNKYETNESKKINYKENSQGHDVFPTLLEDTLNVDKRFDRKGNYLLINKLCYDDTQKENNNNNKKNKKNNNNKKNKKNGNKNEHSDDIIKNEHGEDINKNEHSDDNNKNEHGDDNNKNEHGDYINNNHLNDYINNNHLNDDVNNNHLNDDVNNSHLNDDVNNNHLNDDVNNNHLNDDVNNNHLNDDVNNSHLNNYDDDIYFLVVMKRKIHCFENEKCIFLKNDEHTNCRICLYGEIIEIIDNNCTYKKDDSFVFNKQPNIYKYEEYKDLKILKEKNKKGNIDKIIDEHTIICKKLFQSSNQVIPYIYKKIYIVKSTYDQKNGNTTSGNTSNVLHTGTIIKPFAKQGKAIVSFDEDISYLKNDIKSYNFLLVYYKDVFSKKKVFL